A region from the Spiroplasma taiwanense CT-1 genome encodes:
- a CDS encoding YneF family protein, translating into MIAWWGALLIGIAAAVVGGIIGFVITRKVIQKQLRDNPPINENQIRAMYRSMGRKPTETDIKKTMNAVKRGK; encoded by the coding sequence ATGATAGCATGATGAGGAGCTTTGTTAATTGGAATAGCAGCAGCTGTTGTTGGAGGAATAATTGGTTTTGTAATTACAAGAAAAGTAATTCAAAAACAATTAAGAGATAATCCTCCAATTAATGAAAATCAAATAAGAGCAATGTATAGAAGTATGGGAAGAAAACCTACAGAAACAGACATTAAAAAAACAATGAATGCTGTTAAAAGAGGTAAATAA
- a CDS encoding transketolase, producing the protein MNKNNKNLNALRILGVEAVNKANSGHPGIILGAAPIVYSLFTKIMNINPKNPTWFNRDRFVLSAGHGSGLLYSALHLSGFDLSIEDLKQFRQLNSKTPGHPEFQHTPGVEATTGPLGQGFAMGVGMALAESHLAAKYNQKDLEIINHFTYVLCGDGDLQEGVCQEAISFAGRYKLNKLIVIHDSNDIQLDAPVNVAQSENIADRFKAAGWNTLRIDNGEDLENIVKSIEKAQKNDKPTYIEVKTIIGIGATNQGTVKVHGAALGEDIKVVKDYFNWNESDFSIPSDVYNFYKENVLNRGVESNKKWNDLFEKYQLTFPQLATQLLNSINKEWDIDIDQLMNLNEKQEQATRVSSSNTFNWLSKNISSIIGGSADLSESTKIKGADGNYDFNNKTGRNIMYGVREFAMSAINNGIALHTGLLPIASGFFVFADYLKPALRMSAIMKIQTLSVFTHDSIAVGEDGPTHQPIEQLAMLRSIPNISVYRPCDMAETLASYYCALNNKTKPSVIVATRQNLKELDHSKDILNEVKKGAYLISKSQNADITLIASGSEVQLALEIKEILENKNHKVNVVSMVNMNEFLLQSKEYQNQIIDKNTKRFSIELSSTFGWHQFLGDSGVAFGVDTFGYSAPFNDVLKHIKFDAQNISQEILNSID; encoded by the coding sequence ATGAACAAAAACAATAAAAATTTAAATGCATTACGTATTCTTGGAGTTGAAGCTGTAAACAAAGCTAATTCAGGTCACCCAGGAATTATTCTTGGTGCAGCACCAATTGTTTATTCATTATTTACAAAGATAATGAACATTAATCCTAAAAACCCGACTTGATTTAATAGAGATAGATTCGTGTTAAGTGCAGGTCATGGAAGTGGATTATTATATAGTGCATTACATTTATCAGGTTTTGATTTATCAATTGAAGATTTAAAACAATTTAGACAATTAAACTCAAAAACACCAGGTCACCCTGAATTTCAACATACTCCAGGAGTTGAAGCAACAACAGGTCCTTTAGGACAAGGATTTGCAATGGGAGTTGGAATGGCACTTGCAGAAAGTCATTTAGCTGCAAAATATAATCAAAAAGATTTAGAAATAATAAATCACTTTACATATGTTTTATGTGGAGATGGAGATTTACAAGAAGGTGTTTGTCAAGAGGCAATTAGTTTTGCAGGAAGATATAAATTAAATAAATTAATTGTTATTCATGACTCAAATGATATTCAATTAGATGCACCAGTAAATGTTGCACAAAGTGAAAATATTGCTGATCGCTTTAAAGCAGCAGGTTGAAATACTTTAAGAATTGATAATGGTGAAGATTTAGAAAACATTGTTAAATCAATAGAAAAAGCTCAAAAAAATGATAAACCAACATATATTGAGGTAAAAACAATAATTGGAATTGGTGCAACAAATCAAGGAACTGTAAAAGTTCATGGTGCTGCGTTAGGTGAAGATATTAAAGTAGTTAAAGACTATTTTAATTGAAATGAATCAGATTTTAGTATTCCAAGTGATGTATATAATTTTTATAAAGAAAATGTTTTAAATAGGGGAGTTGAATCAAATAAAAAGTGAAACGATTTATTTGAAAAATATCAATTAACCTTTCCACAATTAGCAACTCAACTTTTAAACTCAATCAATAAAGAATGAGATATTGATATTGATCAATTAATGAATTTAAATGAAAAACAAGAACAAGCAACAAGAGTTTCTTCATCAAATACTTTTAATTGATTGAGCAAAAATATTTCAAGTATAATTGGGGGAAGTGCAGACTTAAGCGAATCAACAAAAATTAAAGGTGCTGATGGCAATTATGATTTTAATAATAAAACAGGCAGAAATATTATGTATGGTGTAAGAGAATTTGCTATGAGTGCAATTAATAATGGAATTGCATTACATACTGGTCTTTTACCAATTGCATCAGGTTTCTTTGTTTTTGCAGATTATTTAAAACCAGCGTTAAGAATGAGTGCAATTATGAAAATTCAAACACTTTCAGTATTTACACATGATTCAATAGCTGTTGGAGAAGATGGGCCAACTCATCAACCAATTGAACAACTTGCAATGCTTAGAAGTATACCAAATATAAGTGTTTATAGACCTTGTGATATGGCAGAAACTCTTGCTAGTTATTATTGTGCTTTAAATAATAAAACAAAACCAAGTGTTATTGTAGCTACTCGTCAAAATTTAAAAGAGCTTGATCATTCAAAAGATATTTTAAATGAAGTAAAAAAAGGAGCTTATTTAATTTCAAAATCACAAAATGCAGATATAACTCTAATTGCATCAGGAAGTGAAGTTCAACTTGCATTAGAAATTAAAGAAATTTTGGAAAATAAAAATCATAAGGTAAATGTTGTTTCAATGGTAAATATGAATGAATTTTTACTTCAATCAAAAGAATATCAAAATCAAATAATTGATAAAAATACAAAAAGATTTTCAATAGAATTATCATCAACTTTTGGTTGACACCAATTTTTAGGTGATAGTGGAGTAGCATTTGGTGTGGATACATTTGGTTATTCAGCACCATTTAATGATGTTTTAAAACATATTAAATTTGATGCACAAAATATTTCACAAGAAATTTTAAATAGTATTGATTAA